Below is a genomic region from Neorhizobium galegae.
TCGACCGGATATTCCGCGACGAGGTCCACCTGACCGATACAGGCGTCTATTTTGTCGCTGCGGTCCACTACGCCTCGATCTATCGCCAGTCGCCCGAGGGCGCCGCAGCGCCGCCGACCGTGCCCCGGGACCTTGCGAAGGAGCTGCAGAAGATTGCATGGGGGGTCACCCGAGATTTCTTGCAGCGGGAAAGCTTGCACCCGCCGAGCATGGCAGAATGCCGGCGCGTCATCGTCGAAAAAGTCTGCCGAAGCTTCTGGGTGCATGTCGGCGAACCGAACGAGGCGAGTGGCTGCCAGAGCTATTTTGCCGAAACCCGTCCGGACCCCGGGGGCAACCCCTTCGTCTGGCCGGATCCGAATTGGAAGGCCCTGCCAAAGCCAGCGCCTTAGCTGCTTCGTCCATCCCACGATCGGAATCTGTTCGAGCCTGGATGATTGATTTGATTTGGCGGGACACGAGAGATCGGTCTCACAGTCGCGGCACACCGGACCCCTTTCCGGTATCGCTCGACTGTCAGATGGAAGATGAACAGATCAGCTGTCAATGTTCGGAACCTGCGCGCTGCGCCGTTCCCATGTGTTTCGCCAGGTGCAATGGCGTATGCACGATCGCCAGCCCGACAAACATCCATGTCGAAAGTTCGTCGCTCCGGGAGGCATTGCCGCGGCAACGCCCCTGTCAGCGCTGACGTGGTTTTCTATCGTATCCCTTCACGCAGCTGCGAAGGCTCGACTTCGCAGCCGTGATATCTCGGGTCGGCCCGCCAACCGACCGGCGAACGGTTAGTTGGCCGCTCCGTATGGGAAGAGGTCATTGAGTTTGTAGGCGACCTCGGTACGGTTCGTCGCTTTCAGCTTCTTCATGATGTTGCGGATATGGACCTTGACCGTGCTTTCCCGCAGATTGAGCTCGTAGGCGATGATCTTGTTGGCCTTGCCCTTGCGAAGGGCTTCGACCACCGCTTCCTGGCGCAGCGTGAACATTCCCGAGAGTGGCCGGTGTTCCGCCGCCGCCGTCGCAGCGCTGACCAGGTGCCGCATGGAGAGGACGCTGCTTGCCGGAACGAAAATCCCGCCGGCAACGGCCAGACCGATCGCTTCCACGCAGACGCCGATGCCGACGCAAGAGGGAATGAAACCTCGAGCCCCGTATTCCAACATTTTCACGACCTGGGCGAGGTCGTCGGAGTCGGAGAGCACGATGATCGGCGGCGACTTGAACTCGGTCGTCAATTTCGAGATGTCAGTAGCAAGTGCGGAATCGTCCGCCTTTCGGCCGCCTATATTGAACAGAACGGCCTGGACAGGCGGATAGAGATCTTTTTCTAGTTTCCATTCCTCGATGGAGCCGACAGCGCAGACATCCATCTCGAGGCCACGCCCGATGAGGGCTTTGGCAAGGCATTCGCGATCAAGCGCTCTCGCGTCGATGATCACAAGGCATCCGTCGTGGTTTGCTCCCTCACTGCCTCGATCATCTCTTTCGGCGAGCTTTGGGATGTCATTCATAATGCGAAAGGATTCTGCCACAGCAGGAGAACGGCTGTAGCCGCTTGGTGTGGAACTCATCTTACCCCCTTACCTGAAGTCTAGGATCGATTGTCCCCCTCAGGAACCGCAACTATAAGTACGCCAACAGACTGTCTTTACACCTTTCAACCTTTTATTAAGGTCAATATACAGCAGATACGTAATTTAGTCTATGCGCAAGTAAGCAGCTAGATAAAAATATTTACCGGAGGGGGCGAGCTAAGTTCCGATAGGGAATTGGATATCTCCTTATAGTTAACGTGCACGTCAAAATGCTCCCATAAAACTCGATCCCGGCCCCGCCCATGAACTTTCGGATACTTGACCTGGTCCGACGCAAAACGTCGTATTTCGGGACAACGACCGATGCGGCGTGGAAGCAACCGCCGTCCAGACATCTCGGCGCCAAATAATCGGCAGGCCGACATATAAAAATAGCAAAACTGGAAGTTTCTGGCAGCTTTTCTTAAAACAGCGGCCCAGCGTGGTGGAGAATGCCCGTCGCAAGAACTCCAGCCAGATACCCGACAGGCCAGGCCAACAACACACCCGCTTCATATAGGAAATTGTTGAGGCCGTGACGGTGATTGAAGTAAAGAATCGCCGGCAATACGGGCAGTCCGTAAAGTGCGGCCGCCCATACTGCGCCCTCGAAGCCGAACAAGTAATAACCCAGGGGCAGGCATGTAAAACTCGAGACCGCGCGAATGAAATTCATGACGGTCTGGTTACGCGGTTCATTGACGGCGAGATAGACCGCAGACAGGGGACCGAAACGCATGATGAGAAGGCTGAACGATAATATCTGGATAATTGGAGCAGCATCTCGATAGCGATCATCATAGAGCGCTTCGATGATTGCCGTGCCGCTCGAATAGATCGCGCCCGCACTTCCGATGAAAACAAGATCCAGCGGCAATCGCATTTTCCAGAACATGGAGCCGAGCTGCTCCGGGCGTTCCCTTGCAATCCTGCCCAAGGCCGGCATTGCCACGTTTAAGAACAGCCGGCCACCGGCACCTTCCAGCATCGAGATAAGATTGAAGGCCAGGCTGTAGAAGCCGAGCATGACGGGGCTTGTCCATCCGGCGAGAAAGATACGATCTCCGTTGGCTGCTATCATCGTGAGGATGGACGACAGCATGATCCAGCGGCCAAACCGAACAAGATCCCTTATCGCCGCAGCTTCCCAGTAAAGGCTGTTGTGCCGACCCGGCAGCCATATGTGAGTAAGAATAGTGGTCGTCAACGCAGATAGAAGCGTTGCGGCGACGAACGACCAAATCGAGCCTGTGTGCCACGCAAGCGAGATCCCGACCGCCAGGCTGACGACCTGAGCCACTATCTCGATTAAGGTGACGCGCCCAAGATCGAGGTGCCGGAACGCAGTGATCAGTTTTGTGGATTGCAGCCCCATGATCACGGTACAAAAAGACATTCCCATGATGATGGCTGGCAACGACGCGACCGTGTAGACCGATCCGGCTGGGAACAGGCCATACTCGGCTGCACGCCCGATCCCGATGGCAATCAGGACGCACGCAAACCAGATCAAGCAGCCGTGGATGATTTGCAGCGTCCATGCGGTGTCGAGATAGGACTGGTCGTCGCCAAACTGGCTCTGTATGGCCGCGGGCCTGAGCCCGAGATCGGACAACATGGCGACCGACACCTGAATCATGGTGGCGACGGCCATGATGCCGAACATTTCCGGTATCAGCAGCCTTGTCAGCACCAGGTTGCTTGCGATGCGTACGACCTGCGAGAGGAGATACCCCATCATCGACCAACCTGCGGCCTGGATAAGGGTCGTGCGAAGACGCCGTTTCGGCGGCTGAACCGTCACGGGCAAAGCGTCGAGAGGCAACGGCTCCCTGGCGTGAGGGGAAGGCACCTGCTTCCAATCCGAGGGAACGATTGCGTCAGTCACAGAAGACTCCCCGTTCTTTAAGAAGACTTTCCAGTTTAATGTTGAAGGCACGCAAGCAGCGTGCCCCCGGGCATGTCATGGCAATCGCGGAAACAGTATTTTCGAGATCCGGCCATCGTTCATCGGCTAAGCAATCTCGGCGACCCGGGCCGGCGCTCTGCTTTGAACTTTGGCCTCCATATCGGCAGTCCCATGGAGCGCAGCCGTGACACCGGAGGCTTCAAGGACAGCACGCATGTGCTCGGAGAGCACGCGAACATACGGATCGAGCACCATGCTGTCGTGGTCTCCTGGCACTTCCGAGACCCGCAATTGCGGTACATGCCCCCCCCACCCATTGTCAGGCAGCAGCACATCGCGGTTCTGCTTCAGGTGACGGCCGCCACCAAGGCTATAGAAGATATCGGGCTTGGGACGAAACAAAGTGACCTTGCCGGAATAAGCCCTGACATCATACCTGAGCAAGGCTCTCCTGAACGCCATCTCAATCCTGACATTGTTGAAATACTCAGGCGATTCACCTTGATGCTCCAACTCGAACTTGGCGCGCTGTTGCTCCTGATAGGCACGACGGTCTCTCAGATACGCGCCAACGAACCTCATCTTATGTCGGCGCATGTCCTGCAATTTCATGCTGATACGGTCGCGCAGGCCCAGCCCCGGCTGCCGCGGCATGGGGGTGTCCAGCATGATCACCTGGGAAACCTCTTCTCCTGTATCTTGAAGCTGCCGGGCCATTTCGAAGGCGGTTATGCCGCCACCCGAATAACCGGCGAGAAGATAGGGTCCGCTGGGTTGCACCGTACGGATTTCGGCGATGTAGTCGGCCGCCATCTCCTCGAACGTCGCGTGCGGCTCGTGGTCGCCGTAAAGTCCGCGGGCCTGCAATCCGTAGACGGGCCTGTCCGCACCCATGGTCATTGCCAGATGGCGAAGGTTCAGGACATTGCCGAACATGCCGGCGCAGATGAACAGCGGGGTTGCTTTTGCATTCCTACCGGGGTTCATCAGGACCAGATGAACCGGTTTTGCCGTCGTCGTCGGCAGGCTCGCCGCGAGCTCGGATCCTGCGGCCTCGCCTCCATCCGGCAATTCCGCAGCGATACGCTCCGCGCATTGGGCGATCGTCGGCGCCTCGAACAGCGTCGATATCGGCAGGTCGAGCGCATATTGTTTCTTGATCATCCGGAACAGGCGAACCGCGATCAGCGAATGCCCGCCCATGTCGAAGAAACTGTCGTGGATGCCGACCTTGGCGATCCCGAGGAGCTCCCGCCAATAGCCGGCCAGCGTTTCCTCGATCGGATTGCGCGGCTCGACGAACTCGCTTTCGAGGTCCGGTCTCTCGAAATTGTCGCCGGACGGCGTCGCGGTTTCGGCAGAGGCGGCAATCCATTCGCGCAGAGTTTCGAGATCGATCGAACTGATGATCGGCTGAGGTTCGGATGTGCCGAGCGCGCGTTGCAGCGCCGAAAAACCTTCCGCCGGCAGGATACCGTTGCGCACCTGGGTGCCGAGCTTCAACATCGCCGGAGAAAGCGCGGCCGGCTTCGCTTTGGCAGCAGCCGGCGAGTCCGCCTGGGATGCGAGACCCAGCGCAAGATCGCTCTCCAGCCTGCGCATGACGAATTTTTCGGCTTCGAAAATGACGTTGCCGAGAGGATCGGTGATCGTCACGTCGAAGGCCGCATAACCCTCGCCGAAATCGCTGCTGTCGGCGAGTTCCACGATACTGACGACCTCGGCCGGCAGGGGCATGTGGAGGACCACCCGGCCATAGGTTGCCGGCGCCCAAAGCGAGGTCTCTGCGTCGTAGTCCTTGGCAAGCTGCATGGCAAAGCCGGTCGCGATGTCGAGCAGGCCCGGATGCAGCAGGACGCCTTTCGCAAGATCGTCGGCAAAGATCGGGTCCAGTTTCAATTCCGCAACAGCCTTGCCGCGCCCCATCGCCATGGAGCGCAGGACGGCCCAGCGGGGGCCGAAGCGGATATGCTTCTCCTGAACTGCGCGAAGCGCGCTCCGCCTCCGGCGACCCGTGACCCGTCGCACTGAGAGGCGACAGCGGCGATGTCGACCGTCGCGCGCCTCTGTTGCGCCTGCGGCTTGAGGATGGCTTCGGCGTGCTTGACGAACAGCGCATCCTCGCCATCCGCCGGGCCGGCCAGAACCACGATGCGAAAATGTTCCGCCGCCGGCTCCAACCGCACTCGAACGGCTTTCGTCTCGCCGTCATTGAAGGCAAGCGGCCTCAGGAATACGAGGTCCGCCACTTCCGCTTCGAACGGAAGCCCGTATTCCCGGGACGCCTGTGCAATCAGCTCCAGATAACCTGTACCCGGCATGACCGCCTGGCCGGAAAGCAGCCGATGTTCGTCGAGCATCCATTCCGTCTCGGGGCTGACCAGCGCCTCGAGCCAGGGCAATCCCGTCTCGTCCTCTTTCCAGTGCTGGAAGAACGGACCGGCAGCCGGCCCGGCAACCGGCTTGATCCACCCGCCGCCCTCGGAGGCGCCAAGCGCCCGTGCCGCAAGACCGACTTCATTCCAGACGCCCCAATGCAGCGCGACGGTGGCACGGTCGGGGCGATGAGAACGGCTCTGCGCGAAGGCATTGAGATAGGCGTTCGCGGCGACGTAATCGACCTGCCCTGCCCGCACCACATCGGTGCTGGTGGAGGAAAACATCAGGAAGAAATCGAGGGCCACGGTTTCGAATGCCGCATCCAGCACAGTGGTGCCGAGCACTTTCGGCGTCAGGACCCTGTCGATGCTGTCGCGTGTCTTGGTCTGCATCAGGCCGTCATCAACCGTGCCGGCCGCATGGAAGACACCGTTGATTTCCCCGAACCGGGAGAGCGAGGTCTCGACCGCCCGGCTCATCTGCTCCGGATTGCCGACATCGCCGACCAGATAAAGAACTTCCGACCCCTTCTCCTCAAGCCTCCGGATTGCCGAAATCGCCCGCCGAACGACGCCATGGCCGTGGGTGCGATCGTAGAATTCCCAGTTTTCCCGCGGCGGCACAACGGTGCGGCCGACTAGCACGATCCGCGCCCGGAACCGGCCGGCGAGTTCGTCGGCAAGCGCCAAAGCGACGTCGCTCAGGCCGCCGGAGAAGAAGTAGACGCCGCCCTCACGCAGTGTCGCCTGCTCGGACGATACATCTTTCAACGGCAGCCGCTGATGAACCTGCGACCAGCGCCGCCCTTTGCGGAAGGCGACGATTTCGGATCCCGGCTTGGCATGCAGATCTTCCCAGAGCTGCTCGATCAACGCCGCCGGCTCCGCGGGCTCCTTTTTCTCTACCCGCCCCATCAAGCGCCCGAAGGAGAACCGCTTGTTGTTCCGCTCGGTCTTGGGCGGCAGATCGATATCGATCACCCTGACCGTGGCACCCGCCATCTCCTTCGGCAGGACCAGGCTAGGCCCCAGAACGGTGGCTTTTTCGGGATAGGGCAACGGCTCGCGCAAGACCTGCTGCATGCCGTTGGTGACGACGGTGAAATGCACGTCCGCAAGGCTGGCTGCATCCCCCAGAGCCTGGGCAAGATGCAGCATGCTGTCGAAACCGCATTCCTGGTTCCGATGGAAGAAATTCGAGCCGGGCCGGAAGGTCTCGGCCCGGGTCAGAAGCCACATATGCACGACACGCGACGGCAGGCCGCCATCACCGACAAGCCCGGCAATCAGGGCGTCATATCCGGCGCGGCCCAGTTCCGGGCAGAGCATGTAGTCCTCGGCGCTGCGGCGAATGAAAGCGTCGCCGAGGGAAACCGTTACCACACGGTGGCCGGCCGTCCTCAGCGCTTCGACCAGCTTCTGACCGACCCCGGCCTCGTCGAGGAAGAAGAGCCAGGATTGCGCCTCTTTCTCGGCGCCCAGCTCGTAATTCGCTAGCGTCTGCTTCCAAGAGGGGCGATAACCCCAGCGCTCGATATCGGGTTCCTTCGAAAGGACGGGCTCGGCGCTCTTGCCTCTCTCATTTGCTCCGGCGCGGTCTATGAAGAAGCGCTTGTGCTGGAACGGATAGGCCGGCAGCCGGACCCGGCGCGGCGAACGGTCCTGCCACAGGCGGTCGATATCGACCTCGAGCCCGGTCGCCCAGGCCCGCCCCACGGCGGAGAGGAAATGGAGCCGATCGTCGCCGGCCTCGTCGGGATGCGGCAGGCTGTTGATCACCTGGTTTGCGGGGATCGACCCCTGCGCCTTCGTCAGTGACGACAGAACACGCCCGGGACCCACTTCAATATAGATACGTCCCGGTTCCGCCGAAAGCGCTGCCATGCCGTTCGCAAAATAAACGGTCGAACGAAGGTGACCGACCCAGTACATCGGATCGGTCGCCTCTTCGGCGCTCAACGGCAAGCCCGTACGGTTCGATAGGATCGGAATTGCCGGGGCGCGAAGAGTGATATCGCGCAGAAAAGCCTCGAATGCTCTCAGGATGGGTGTAACCAGCCGCGAATGGGCGGCGATGTTGATCGGCACGCGCGTCGCATCAATGCCTTGCCTCGCCAGGAATTCCCGGAAGAGGTCGAGATCCTCGTTGAGGCCCGACACGACGCAAAGCGACGGCGCATTGACCGAAGCGATGTCGAGCGATGCCGGCAGCAGTTCGGAAAGCCGGTCGTGATCGAGGGGCACGCTCATCATGCCGCTGGGCCGAATAGTCTCGAACAGCTTGCCCCGCAGATGCACCAGGTTGACGGCGTCCTTGAAGGACATCACGCCGGCAACACAGGCCGCGGCGTTCTCGCCCATGGAGTGGCCGATCAGCGCCTTCGGCTTCACGCCCCAATCCATCCATAGCCGGGCCAATCCGATCTCGGTGATCAGAATGGCAGGAAGTTGGAGCGAGGGGCGTAGGAAGGTTTTCGCAGCCGTCGCGGAGTTCTCGCCGAGCCACACCGTGCGGATCTCGTTTGCTGCGTCGACAGGCAGATGGGAAAGCCCCTCTTCGACGCTCCGCCGGAATGTCTGATCCTCCTCGTACAGCCGCTTGGCCATGCCGACATATTGAGCACCGCCGCCTGGAAACAGGAATATGGCGCCGGAATTGTTCGGCACGGGCTGATGAACGAAACCACGGCTGCCGGGGTTCGCAAGGACCGCGATGGCGTCCTCCCGACCACGGACGGCGACCACCATGCGGTGGTCGAAATGTTTGCGGCCATGCTGCAGCGTATAGCTGACGTCATCGAGCGAAAGGCCGGGCTGTCCGGAGATCGCCGAGCCGAGCCGCTCGGCCGCCTGATCGATCGTCTTGCGCTGGCGGGCCGAAAGGAAAAGCAGCATCGGATCGGAATCGGCGCCGATCTTTGCATTAGCCCCGGCTGCGTCGGCCACGTAACGGGTCGGCGCCTGCTCGATGATGGCATGCGCATTGGTGCCGCCGACGCCGAGCGAGTTGACGGCCGCCCGGCGAGGGCCCGGCGCATGCGGCCACTTCACCAGCTTGTTGTTGACCCGGAACGGGCTCTTCTCGAAATCGATCGAGGGGTTGGGGCGTTCGAAGCCGAGCGTCGGCGGAATCTCACCCTCGTTGACGGCAAGCGTCGCCTTGATGAGACCGACGACACCCGCGGCGGTATCGAGATGGCCAATATTGGATTTGACCGATCCGACATGGCAGAAGCCGGTCCGCTCGGTGCTCTGCCTGAAGGCCGCCGTCAGCGCCTCGATCTCGATCGGATCGCCGAGGAACGTGCCGGTGCCGTGGCACTCGACATATTGAATGGTGTCGGCATCGACGCCTGCGAGCCCTTGAGCCTCCAGAACCGCCTCGGCCTGCCCGCTGACGCTCGGCGCGAGATAGCCAGCTTTGCTGTTGCCGTCATTGTTGACGGCCGTACCCTTGATCACGGCATGGATCACATCGCCGTCGCGAAGAGCATCCGAAAGCCGGCGAAGCACGACCACCCCCACGCCGCTTCCGAAAACGGTCCCCGCCGCGCGATGATCGAAAGGCCGGCAGTGCCCGTCGGGCGAAAGGATCTCGCCTTCCTGGAACGTATAGCCGCGCCGATGCGGGAATTCGATCGTCACCCCGCCGGCAAGCGCCATGTCGCATTCGCCGGAGATCAGGCTCTGGCAGGCGTAATGCACCGCGACGAGCGACGTCGAGCAGGCGGTCTGCACATTGACGCTCGGGCCGCGCAGGTCGAACGTGAAAGAGGCTCGCGTCGCCAGAAAATCCTTGTCGTTGCCCGTGTGGCGCAACAGGAACATTCCCACCTGGTCGATCAGGTTGCGATTGCTGCAAACGTTGAAATAGAAATAGCTGCCCATGCCGCAGCCGGCGAAAATACCGACCGGGCCGGGCTGATTGTTCGGCGTCCGGCCGGCGTCCTCCATGGCTTCCCAGGCGCATTCAAGGAAATGGCGGTGCTGGGGATCCATGATCGCCGCTTCCTTCGGGTTCAGGCCGAAGAACTCCGCGTCGAACATTTCCATGTCGGGAAGATCGGCGCCGCGGGGAACGTAGTTGGGGTGATGGAGCCGCTCGGGGTCCTCGCCTTCAGCGATCAGGTCCTCCGGCGAAAACGTCCGAACCGACTCTACGCCGTCTCGCAGGTTCTGCCAGAATTCCGAAACATTGCGTGCACCCGGCACTCTCAAAGCCATGCCGACGATTGCAATATCGCTGGCACAGACCTGGTTTGACCCCTCAAGCATCGACACCGCCCTAACCCACGGAGGCCAACCTGATGACATCACCCCAATGATGCCACGAGCCTCGTTCCGCTTCCCACTGAAATCCGCGAGCGCAAACCCGCAGCCTCAATGTGCTGCCAGCCAAGACGCAATCGCAATTACTCCTTTGGAAGCCATGATCATCCGTATGGGGGAAAGCCGGGTATGGCCTGCAATTCAGGCTTAGGCGCGATCATCCGCATGGGTGGTCCGGCGCATGTTGAGTTTTATACCGCTCCCCGTTTCTATCGGAGTGCCTGGAACAGCAACGAGTGGGGACAAGCTTTATGGGCGAATTGAAGTGTGTTTTGATCGGTGGCGGTTTATTACTCGTTCAATGCGCTGAAATTCTGCGGGGGCGCGGACATAGGATCGAGGCCGTAGCAACGTCGAACGGATCGGTCAGAAACTGGGCGCTGGCCCAGGATATCCCCGTCGTGACGCAAGAAGGCGAATACGCCGCTCAGCTGACCCAATACGACTACGACTGGCTCTTCAGCATCGCCAACCTGAAAATGGTTCCCGACGCGGCCTGGCGGCGTGCAAACATCGGCGCCGCCAATTTTCATGACGGTCTGCTGCCGGACATGGCCGGCCTCAACACACCCGCCTGGGCGATCCTCGAAGGCCATGACCGG
It encodes:
- a CDS encoding helix-turn-helix transcriptional regulator produces the protein MSSTPSGYSRSPAVAESFRIMNDIPKLAERDDRGSEGANHDGCLVIIDARALDRECLAKALIGRGLEMDVCAVGSIEEWKLEKDLYPPVQAVLFNIGGRKADDSALATDISKLTTEFKSPPIIVLSDSDDLAQVVKMLEYGARGFIPSCVGIGVCVEAIGLAVAGGIFVPASSVLSMRHLVSAATAAAEHRPLSGMFTLRQEAVVEALRKGKANKIIAYELNLRESTVKVHIRNIMKKLKATNRTEVAYKLNDLFPYGAAN
- a CDS encoding oligosaccharide flippase family protein, with protein sequence MTDAIVPSDWKQVPSPHAREPLPLDALPVTVQPPKRRLRTTLIQAAGWSMMGYLLSQVVRIASNLVLTRLLIPEMFGIMAVATMIQVSVAMLSDLGLRPAAIQSQFGDDQSYLDTAWTLQIIHGCLIWFACVLIAIGIGRAAEYGLFPAGSVYTVASLPAIIMGMSFCTVIMGLQSTKLITAFRHLDLGRVTLIEIVAQVVSLAVGISLAWHTGSIWSFVAATLLSALTTTILTHIWLPGRHNSLYWEAAAIRDLVRFGRWIMLSSILTMIAANGDRIFLAGWTSPVMLGFYSLAFNLISMLEGAGGRLFLNVAMPALGRIARERPEQLGSMFWKMRLPLDLVFIGSAGAIYSSGTAIIEALYDDRYRDAAPIIQILSFSLLIMRFGPLSAVYLAVNEPRNQTVMNFIRAVSSFTCLPLGYYLFGFEGAVWAAALYGLPVLPAILYFNHRHGLNNFLYEAGVLLAWPVGYLAGVLATGILHHAGPLF
- a CDS encoding thioesterase domain-containing protein, which codes for MAMGRGKAVAELKLDPIFADDLAKGVLLHPGLLDIATGFAMQLAKDYDAETSLWAPATYGRVVLHMPLPAEVVSIVELADSSDFGEGYAAFDVTITDPLGNVIFEAEKFVMRRLESDLALGLASQADSPAAAKAKPAALSPAMLKLGTQVRNGILPAEGFSALQRALGTSEPQPIISSIDLETLREWIAASAETATPSGDNFERPDLESEFVEPRNPIEETLAGYWRELLGIAKVGIHDSFFDMGGHSLIAVRLFRMIKKQYALDLPISTLFEAPTIAQCAERIAAELPDGGEAAGSELAASLPTTTAKPVHLVLMNPGRNAKATPLFICAGMFGNVLNLRHLAMTMGADRPVYGLQARGLYGDHEPHATFEEMAADYIAEIRTVQPSGPYLLAGYSGGGITAFEMARQLQDTGEEVSQVIMLDTPMPRQPGLGLRDRISMKLQDMRRHKMRFVGAYLRDRRAYQEQQRAKFELEHQGESPEYFNNVRIEMAFRRALLRYDVRAYSGKVTLFRPKPDIFYSLGGGRHLKQNRDVLLPDNGWGGHVPQLRVSEVPGDHDSMVLDPYVRVLSEHMRAVLEASGVTAALHGTADMEAKVQSRAPARVAEIA
- a CDS encoding type I polyketide synthase, giving the protein MLEGSNQVCASDIAIVGMALRVPGARNVSEFWQNLRDGVESVRTFSPEDLIAEGEDPERLHHPNYVPRGADLPDMEMFDAEFFGLNPKEAAIMDPQHRHFLECAWEAMEDAGRTPNNQPGPVGIFAGCGMGSYFYFNVCSNRNLIDQVGMFLLRHTGNDKDFLATRASFTFDLRGPSVNVQTACSTSLVAVHYACQSLISGECDMALAGGVTIEFPHRRGYTFQEGEILSPDGHCRPFDHRAAGTVFGSGVGVVVLRRLSDALRDGDVIHAVIKGTAVNNDGNSKAGYLAPSVSGQAEAVLEAQGLAGVDADTIQYVECHGTGTFLGDPIEIEALTAAFRQSTERTGFCHVGSVKSNIGHLDTAAGVVGLIKATLAVNEGEIPPTLGFERPNPSIDFEKSPFRVNNKLVKWPHAPGPRRAAVNSLGVGGTNAHAIIEQAPTRYVADAAGANAKIGADSDPMLLFLSARQRKTIDQAAERLGSAISGQPGLSLDDVSYTLQHGRKHFDHRMVVAVRGREDAIAVLANPGSRGFVHQPVPNNSGAIFLFPGGGAQYVGMAKRLYEEDQTFRRSVEEGLSHLPVDAANEIRTVWLGENSATAAKTFLRPSLQLPAILITEIGLARLWMDWGVKPKALIGHSMGENAAACVAGVMSFKDAVNLVHLRGKLFETIRPSGMMSVPLDHDRLSELLPASLDIASVNAPSLCVVSGLNEDLDLFREFLARQGIDATRVPINIAAHSRLVTPILRAFEAFLRDITLRAPAIPILSNRTGLPLSAEEATDPMYWVGHLRSTVYFANGMAALSAEPGRIYIEVGPGRVLSSLTKAQGSIPANQVINSLPHPDEAGDDRLHFLSAVGRAWATGLEVDIDRLWQDRSPRRVRLPAYPFQHKRFFIDRAGANERGKSAEPVLSKEPDIERWGYRPSWKQTLANYELGAEKEAQSWLFFLDEAGVGQKLVEALRTAGHRVVTVSLGDAFIRRSAEDYMLCPELGRAGYDALIAGLVGDGGLPSRVVHMWLLTRAETFRPGSNFFHRNQECGFDSMLHLAQALGDAASLADVHFTVVTNGMQQVLREPLPYPEKATVLGPSLVLPKEMAGATVRVIDIDLPPKTERNNKRFSFGRLMGRVEKKEPAEPAALIEQLWEDLHAKPGSEIVAFRKGRRWSQVHQRLPLKDVSSEQATLREGGVYFFSGGLSDVALALADELAGRFRARIVLVGRTVVPPRENWEFYDRTHGHGVVRRAISAIRRLEEKGSEVLYLVGDVGNPEQMSRAVETSLSRFGEINGVFHAAGTVDDGLMQTKTRDSIDRVLTPKVLGTTVLDAAFETVALDFFLMFSSTSTDVVRAGQVDYVAANAYLNAFAQSRSHRPDRATVALHWGVWNEVGLAARALGASEGGGWIKPVAGPAAGPFFQHWKEDETGLPWLEALVSPETEWMLDEHRLLSGQAVMPGTGYLELIAQASREYGLPFEAEVADLVFLRPLAFNDGETKAVRVRLEPAAEHFRIVVLAGPADGEDALFVKHAEAILKPQAQQRRATVDIAAVASQCDGSRVAGGGARFAQFRRSISASAPAGPSCAPWRWGAARLLRN